Within Acinetobacter sp. LoGeW2-3, the genomic segment TGATTTGGAGATTATTCAATCTGAAGGTTTGAATGCTGCCAAAATCGTTAATCCAAATATCGTGATTAAAAAGAAAGATGGTAAAGAGCATGAAGTACAAGAAGGTTGGGTAGGCTATGTATTGCCATTTGATCTAGTACAGCAGCGTTTATTGTCTAAAGAGTTGGAAGCATTAAAAGCCAAAGAGCGTGAACTTGCAGAAGCCAGTGCAGAGATTGAGTCTTTGATGGAGTCTTTATCTGAAGAAGATAAAGAGCAGTTGTTAAATGAAGCCAATGATGCTTTTGTGCCTGCCGAAATTGCTAAAGCCTTAAAGCAAGCTTATGCGGAAATTGAAACGCCTGAAATTGTTGCACTCAATGAGTATCTTGAGTTTTTAGGTACAGACCCTAAACCGAAAAAGCCTCAAAAAGAGCAGTTTGTAAAAGACCATACAGAAGTGCAATGGTCAAACATTGAAGCAAATAAAGATGGCACTTATGCAGCCCCAAAAGTTAAAGCGTATTTAAAGCAATTACGTTCAGGCTTTAGTTTTGAAGAAGGAAGCCTAGAAGCGACTTTGGTGCAGGTAGATGAGTTACTTGCACAAGAGAAAGAGTTAAAAGCACAGATCAATGATGATGCTAAAACACTTCATCTTTTAACGAAAACCACTATTGAAGCTCTAGAAGAAACTCAAGTGAAAGCGTTGCTAGAAGCGAAGTGGGTTGAACCAATTGTGTCTGCGATTTTGGCATTGCCTAATGAAGTGATTGAGCATTTGACTGATACGGTACAGGCTTTAGCAGATAAATATGCAGTGACTTATACAGAAACTACGCAAAAGCTGACTGAGGCAGAGCATAGCCTTGCAGACTTGATTGATGACTTAACTGGTGATGAGTTTGATATGAAAGGCTTGGCACAGTTTCAAGCATTGTTAAAAGGGGCGTAATGTGGAAAAGCAAAAATGCCCTGAATTAAGATTTGAAGGTTTTGATGATGGTTGGCAGCAAAAAGCTTTGAATGAAATGTTTATTCCATTGCCAAATAATACGCTTTCAAGAGCGGATTTGAATTATGACAATGGAGATATCAAAAATATTCATTATGGGGATATTCTTGTAAAATATACAGCTGTGCTGGATTACAAGAAAGACAAGATACCATTTATTACAGATGGGAAAATTTCCGACTTTAAAAGCCAATTTTTACAGAATGGCGATGTTATTTTTGCTGATACGGCAGAGGATGAAAGTGCTGGAAAAGCAATCGAAATAAGTGGAGTAGACGATAATTATATTGTATCTGGTCTGCATACTATGGCATATCGTCCGAGAATAAAATTATCACCTTATTACTTGGGACATTATCTCAATTCAAATGCTTATCACCATCAACTTTTGTCATTGATGCAAGGTATTAAAGTACTATCTGTTAGTCGGACTAATCTTGCTAAGACGATTGTTAAATATCCTGCTTCTGAAAAAGAACAAGCTCAAATTGGTGAATTTTTCCAAAACCTTGATCAATCAATTGCTTTACATGAAAAAAAATTGGCACAAACACAAAACTTTAAAAAAGCGATGTTGGAAAAAATGTTTCCAAAACAGGGAAGTAAGCGTCCTGAAATTCGTTTAAACAGTTTTAGAGGGGATTGGTATAGCTCAAAATTAACAGATTATATTTCGATTAAGCATGGTTATGCATTTAATGGTGAATTTTTTAGCGATAAAGAAACCGATTATTGTTTATTAACGCCGGGTAACTTTATGATTGGTGGTGGATTCAAAGCTGAAAAATTTATCTATTACAAGGGTGGAGTTCCTAAGAATTATATCCTTAAGGAAAATGATCTTATTGTAACTATGACTGACTTAAGTAAAGAAAGTGATACTTTAGGTTTACCTGCATTATTACCATCAATTGAAGGAAAAATCTTACTTCATAATCAGCGATTAGGATTAATTACTTTTGAAAATTTAGAGTTAGAAAAAGAGTTTCTATTTTACCTATTACAGACCAAATCCTACCATAAATATATCGTACTATCGGCAACAGGTACGACAGTAAAACATACTTCTCCAAGTAAAATTTTAGGATTTACTTGTAAAATTCCAGAGCCAACTGAACAGAAAAAAATAGGTGGATTCTTCAAAAAAATTGATGAAAAGATCAATTTACATCAGCAACAGCTGCAAACTTTAAAAAACCTAAAACAAGCATTTTTAGAAAAAATGTTTGTTTAATCACTGCTATATCCCCCTTTATTTAAGGGGGATTTAAGAATCTAAATACTGACTTTATAACACCAAACAAATATGACTTTTAAAAGCGAAACAGCATTTGAACAAGCACTCATTGACCTCCTTTTACAAAAAGGTTGGCAAGATGTCATTAAAAATCCAACGCAACAGGATCTCATCGATAACTGGGCAGAGATTCTTTTTCAAAATAACCGAGAAATTGATCGACTGAATAATCAGCCTTTAACTCAAGGGGAAATGGATCAGATTATTGAACAGATCAATACACTGCGCACGCCTTTTGCCCTCAATGGCTTTATTAACGGTAAAACCGTATCCATTAAACGTGACAATCCAAATGACGAACTACATTTTGGCAAAGAAGTCAGTTTAACCATTTACGACCGTCAGGAAATTGCAGCAGGTAAAAGCCGTTATCAGATTGCTCAACAACCAAAATTCTTAACCAAATCTAATATTCTCAATGACCGTCGTGGCGACTTGATGCTCCTCATTAATGGCATGCCCGTGTTTCATATCGAGCTAAAACGTTCAGGCGTACCTGTCAGTCAGGCAGCACACCAAATTGAAAACTATGCACGTTCGGGCATCTTTACAGGCCTATTTGCATTGGTTCAAATCTTCGTAGCAATGAACCCAGATGAAACATGGTACTTTGCCAACCCAGGGCCTGATGGCACATTTAACTCAGACTTCTATTTCAATTGGGCAGACTTTAATAACGAACCCGTGAACTATTGGAAAGATATTGCAGGGAAGCTGCTTTCGATACCAATGGCACATCAACTTATTGGTTTCTATACCATTGCAGATAAAACTGATGGGGTTCTCAAAGTGATGCGTAGCTATCAGTGTTTTGCTGTACAAAAAATTACCAATCGGGTAGCTATGATTGACTGGGATGGTCGAGATCGTTTAGGTGGCTATATTTGGCATACCACAGGATCTGGTAAAACCATGACTAGCTTTAAAGCAGCACATTTGATTGCTCTGAGCAAAGATGCAGATAAAGTGATTTTCTTAATGGATCGTATTGAATTGGGTGTACAATCACTTGAGCAATATAACAACTTTGCTGATATCAAAGACTTTGTCCAAGCCACTGAAAATACACATGCTTTGGTGAGTAAACTCAAAAGTACAGCTGCGAATGAAATCTTGATTGTAAGCTCAATCCAAAAAATGAGTAATATCAAAGATGAAGAGGGTGGTTTAAATGCACATGACATTGAACTGATCAACAAAAAACGTATTGTCATCATTGTAGATGAAGCACATCGAGCTACATTTGGTGAAATGATGATGACCATTAAAGACACCTTCCCAAAGGCTGTATTTTTGGTTTTACAGGGACACCGATTCAAGAAGAAAACGAGAAAAATATGAATACCACGGCAACGGTATTCGGCAATGAATTGCACCGTTATAGTATTGCAGACGGTATTCGAGATAAAAACGTTTTAGGTTTTGACCCGTATTTGGTTGCAACCTATAAAGATGCTAAGTTGCGTGAAGCAGTTGCATTACATCAAGCAAAAGCCAATACGGTAAAAGAAGCCCTAGATGATCCTGAGAAAAAAGCAGTCTATCAACACTTCATGGACAGTAAGCAAGTTGAAATGGCAGGGCGTACAGATAAGTCAGGAAAATACATCAAAGGAATCGAAGACTACCTACCAACATCACAATATCATCGTACTGAGCATCGCAATAAAGTGGTCGAAGATATTAAAGAAAATTGGATGCAGTTTAGCCAAAATCATAAATTCCATGCCATGTTTGCAACCAGTAGTATTCCTGAAGCGATTGAGTATTATCGACTGATTAAAAAGGCGATGCCAGAGCTAAAAGTCACAGCCTTATTTGATCCAAATATTGATAACAATGGTAATGCTGCCTTTAAACAGGATGGCTTAGTTGAAATTATTCAAGACTACAATGCACTTTATGGTGTGGACTTTAGCTTAGCTAATCATGCCAAGATGAAGAGAGATATTGCAGATCGGCTATCACACAAAGAAGCCTATAAACGCATCGAGAATACGCCTGAAAAACAGCTTGATCTGTTAATTGTAGTGGATCAAATGCTGACAGGTTTTGACTCAAAATGGGTTAATACGTTGTATTTAGATAAGATGTTAGAATATGCAAACCTAATCCAAGCCTTCTCACGTACCAATCGTTTGTTTGGCAAAGATAAGCCATTTGGCATTATTCGTTATTATCGTCGTCCGCACACCATGAAGCGTAATATCGACGCTGCAGTAAAATTATATTCAGGTGATAAGCCATTGGCTTTATTTGTCGATAAATTACCAAGCAATTTAAAAAACATCAATGAAATCTTCGAAAAAATTGATGATCTATTTAAAAATGCCCATGTGTCTAATTTTGATAAGTTACCAGAAGATGACCAGTCATGTGCATTATTTGCAAAACTGTTTAAACAACTCAACGAATATCTTGAAGCAGCTAAAATTCAGGGCTTTAAATGGGATAAGTTGAGTTATGAATTTAGTGATGAGCATAAAAAGAAATTAAACATTCAATTAAAGTTGGATGAACAAACCTTCTTAATTTTGGCACTACGTTATAAAGAATTGTTCTCGAATGGTGGCAGTGGTGGTGGATCTGATGGGGGTAACATACCTTTTGAAGTAGAAGGCTACTTAACAGAAATCGATACAGATAAAATCGATTCAGATTACATGAACAGTCGTTTTGATAAATATCTGAAAGCACTGCGTAATGGTGATTTAGAGCTTACTATTGAAGATGCTTTAAATGAATTGCATAAGAGTTTTGCAATGCTCAGTGCTGAAGAGCAGAAGTTTGCTAATATCTTCTTGCATGATGTACAGAGTGGAGATGTGACTCTTGTTGCTGGTAAGTCATTCAGGGATTACATCACTGAGTATCAATTCCAAGCACAAGAAGATGGAATTCATGATCTTGCAGAAGCACTAGGACTAGACGAGACAAAGTTAAGACAACTCATGAATACTCAGGTTACGGTAAATAACATCAATGAGTTTGGACGTTTTGATGAACTTTTAGCTACGGTAGAAAAAGTCAAAGCAAAACAGTATTTAGAAGCTAAAGATGGAGCAACCATTCCTCCCTTCAAAGTGAATATTCGACTGGATGCAATGTTGCGAAAATTCATATTAAGTAATGGCAAAGAATTAGCATAGTAATATAAGACAAGGCCATATGGCCTTGTCTTATTTTGATTCTATTGTTATTGCTTCAGCTTCTAGTAGGTATAACTCATTGATCAATAAAAACTCTCGGTATTGATGAATTAAGTTTTCATCTTTTTCTCGATGTGCACGAGCGTTCCGGAAAGCCATATACGCACCTGTAAATAAATTTACTCGACCTTTGATCTCAGCACTGTCTGGTACATCCCAAGTGAGAAGAGCATTTTCACCTTGAAAGGCTTGAGCGAATAGTTTGGTGCTATGCTCATGAATACCTGTACGTGTACGAACAATATCTTCAAGACGCTTATATGCTTTTGTTAAAGCAGAGTCGGGATCTTGCTTAAACAGTAATGCTAATTCAAAAATTCTGTCATCAATAATCGAGTAGGGTAGTTCTAATGGGTAGTAACGCTTTGACTTGACGGTTTGAGCTACTTCATTTTCGAAAGGATAAATATAGTCGTGCAAGCGGATAGGGCGAATAATCTTCTGTTGAAAAATAAAATCGATATCCTGATCACTCAATGATGAGCTATTCAATCTATTGAGAAATTTCGTGGGTATTAGAATTTCTTCAGTTTTAATTCGATGGTTACTTAAAATAGCTAATGCTTTCGCTAGACCTTTAGGTCCTTCTCCGAAATAACCCGATGTAAAGCCAGAGCGAATGACATAATAATTTTCGGTTAGATCTTTCAGGATAAAGGCATGAGATTGTTCACTGGTAAGCAATAGAGCGTAACTTAGATCTGCGTGAGTTTGGATTAAATTGTGCAGGCTAAAGAGACATGATTCAGTAATTCCTGCTTCACCTAAATAATCGACATGAAAGTAGTTTTTAGTTCTGAACATTTTTGAATGATATTTTAAAAATTTAGTTAATCATGAGATATAAAAAGATAGAAATCTAGAATTTATATCAGATAATTTAAAAATTTAATTAAATTATAAATATTGAGAGTAGTTGATAAACAGTATTTATTTGCAAATAGATAGAAGATATTCAAGAAGGAAGATAAATTAAAATTAGAAGATAATTATATATTTGAATTGCGATATAAGAAGAGATTGGTATGAGGCACTTTAATTAGTAATTTATTAATTAAAGTGCTGAATACAAATAAATAGGAATTAAAACCTATGAATAAGTTCCAAAAATATTTAATTTTGGTTTTTTAGGAATGGGTAAATGACTAGGATATATACTAGTTATATAATTAATCATTAGTCTAAAATAAATCTTATCAGGTGAGTTTAAATCAATTTTAGTGATGAGATGGAAAGCTATATAGAGATTTACAAATAGTGAAATCTCATAGTAATTATCTCCTAAAGCAGCCAAAGGATCATTTGAATAGAATTTAAAACGTTGTTCTCGATTAATCATTAAAAGACCATTTTTATCAAAATAACATTCAGTAGCTCTAAGAATAAGAAACTGGTCAGATTGCTTAATACATTCTTTTGCAAGTGTTAATGCATGATGAGCATAAGGTATTGTGAATTCCCTCCACAAAAGATTTGACATACTTTCTTTGGGTTCAGCTTGATACCAATCAGATAATGAGCCCGTAATTACAGGATTCAGGTGATGTAAATTAGAAATCAGTTGCTCTATGATATTTTTAGATAAATTTTTAGTTGTATCTTCAAGATTTATAGCATTATCGATAGCGGTTTGTGTCTTGTGAGATACTAAATCATATTCTATATTAAGCTTAGGACATTCTTCTCTTTTTTTGAATTCTGTAAGCATTGCATATAATCGTGGCCCGATGGAAAAATTGATTTTAAGCGAAGATATATTATCAGATCCTGAATAAGAATAAATATTAAGTTCTTGGGTATTAACTTCATTATATAAATGGGAATTCCTTTCTATGTTGGGTAATAAATTTAATAATTTGACATAATAAAGATTAGATCCGATTGATAAGTCATTGAAAAATTCTGCAATATCAGTCAGAAAAACATTGCGATTTATATTATTTCCAAAAAAATGGGAAATTGGTAAAGAGATTTCAGAATAAATAACGTTTTTAATACAAACTCTCGCATGTGATAAAAGCTGATTCAAAATATTTACGCGAATTAAGCGATCTATATATGAATATTCATAAATATCATGGTCAGATGATCTAAAGTCTGGATTAACAATTAATGGTTTTAATACAGGATCCCATTTGTTTATTTGAAGATAGCGCATAGTTAATAAGAAACTAGATTTTTGACTATCTGAATCCAGACAGATAAAAGAGGGTAGGTTTGATTTTTTGAAATAGTCTTTTAGAGTCTTGAAAGAAGCTTTGATAAATAGATGCTCTATTGGTAACTTATAAATTCTAGACAATCGATATAAAATTTTTGAGTCAATGTTATTAGAAGGCTTTATAACCGCTGTTTTCTTAACAAACGATGTCAGTGCACCAAAATCATTGAAACCATACTGAACAGAAATTAACACTAAACAATTACAAAGTGTCGCTGAATTAGCAATAGCCAAATCTTCATGGCAAATATTAAAAGCTTCTTGTGTAAGTTTAAGAATCTTTTTTAGAGATTGTGCATGTTCTTTTATTAAAATTAATGAAGGATGTTGAATTTCTAAATCATTCATAAGTCAATCCATAAAATTTTAGCTAGATGGTGTGAAGTTTTGTCATCAGCTATTACAATGAATAGACTAAAGGAATTCGAGAAATCAGAAGTTGCAATGCGATTTAGCTCTCACACAAGCTCGGCTCGCTAAGCCGAAATAGGAATAGAAAATAATATTTTAAATTTAAAAAGTCAACAATGTTGGTGAAGGGAGAAAGTTTTTTTTTAATAAAATAGGAAATTCTTAAAGTAAAGTCGGACATTAATTACACAAGGATCTATATAGTTTTAATCCCTATTTTCTTAATTGAGGCGATCTAGAGCAGCAGGAAGTGTTACATAATTTTTAATTTCAGTTAGATAATGACCCTTTAACTAATATTCTCTGCTCTGTGTACGAAATTTTTACGTATATATTAATTTAGTAAAAACAATAGAGTAAGGGGGTATTTTCTTCCGATGGGGAACCTATCTTATTCGTTTATCCAGGCCATGGTTAAAATATAAAAGTAGTGCTTAGAGCTGTTTCATCATATTAAGACTAATCAGATTTCGATCATGCGGGAAAATGTAAATTGTGTAGGTAAATTAGTAGTTTTATAATATAAAGTTAATAGAAGTGATTTAATGGTTTGAAAAAATCTATTATTTTAAATTAAATGTTTTTTAGGAATTAGTTAAATATTTTAAGTTGTTGTGAAAAATGAATGTACTAAAGATTAGTAATAAAAAATTTAATTCATGTTTTATTGTTGGGGATCTCCATGGCTGCTATAGCCTATTGATGCAAGAATTAAAAACAATAAATTTCAATTTTGATAATGATTTACTCATTTGTACAGGGGACCTGATCGATCGAGGTAATGAAAATCTTGAGTGTATTTCTTTATTAGAGCAGCCATGGTTTCGTGCTGTGCGTGGAAATCATGAAGAGATGTGTATTAAAGGTCAATATGACACTAAGATTAGAGAAATACATATGCGAAGTGGAGGGGAATGGTTTTACGCGTTACCTCTCCAAAAGCAACTAGAAATTAGTAATCATTTTATAGAATTGCCTCTAGTCATAGAAATTGAATTGGAAAGCAAAAAGATTGGTATAGTTCATGCTGACATTGATATCCATGACTGGAATATCTTTAAGCAAGACATTTCTAAAGGTGACTATAAAATTCCAGGAATTACATCATCATATTCAAATACACTTTGGGGTAGAGGGCGAATACGTAATTACTCAAATCAATATGATATTGTAGATAATATCGATGAAATCTATTTAGGTCATACGATCGTAAAAGAACATACTCAAATTGACAATTGCCATTATATTGATGTTGGATCATCCTTCACTTCTAAGCTCTGTATTGTGAAAGTTCAATAAAAGAATTGGTGTAGTGGGGGAGTAAAGTGGTGCTAAAAAGTTTGATTGCTCAAAAAAACAACACTTAAATCGTGTATCCTGCTTTGTATCCTACTTTTTTTATTTATTAAATAATTTATTAAAAACAATAGGGTAGGTAATTGTTTTCGTCCGTGTGGGCCCACCTAATTCTTAAGCATCTAGAATATTCATTCTAGATGCTTTTTTATTTTTTGAGCTATTAAAAATAAATACCTTAGAAATTTAAAAAAATAATGAAAAACTCTAATCCTCATAAAAGGTAGGATTTTGGTAGGTAGGATTTTTTACTGCTTTATTTAATACTTCTATTACGGTGAAAATCTCCAGTAATAAAAGACGAATAGTAGAAGGAATCAAGCTAAAACTCTTAAGAATGTCGCAGATTAAATAAACGGTTTTTATATCCCTTATGTCTATCTCATAAGGCCTGATATTTACAAGTAGTAAAATTTGTTAAAACGGCGCTGTAAGCCTCTATGTAAGTCCTCTCTCCACTCAACTGACTTACATTTTCATGCAACCCTGTTCACACTTCTTGATGAAGTATACCAAGAGAAACGTATCCCCATTCGATGATCTTGGTTTATCCTTGAGCCCTTGAAAGGATAAAGAGCAGGTGTTGTTATTTTTTTTGCCAAATATATTGTTAGCTTAAAGAATAGATTGTAGATATTTATATCTTGGTTTAATTATCCAAATAGAATGAACTCTATAAGAATGAAAATGATTTCACTTGATATAAGGTCAATCTCAGTACGGGCTTAAAAATAAAGCTGTATATTATATTTTTAAAGTAACTCATATTTATAATGAGTAGGAAATTTTCTATCTATGGTTGACTTAAAAGATAACAGCTAAATTTATCCCAATTTTTACATATCCTGAATGTTAATGAGTGTCTGATGTACAGGGTGATTTTTCGGCATTAATTCAATCAGACGTTCCACTGCATTAATTGCTTCAGGAAAACGTGCCACATGCTTGAGTAGGGCCTCAGATTCATTAGCTTTAAAAATCGCATCACTAAGACGAGATTCCAGAGAATCCCGCCATGCACATAAAAATGGACTTTGCGTTTTTGCCAGGAATATCCCCGTATATAATTTCAAGGCAGAATCGATATAACCGGCATCTAAGGATTGCTCTGTTTGTAGGAAATCTGCTTCCACATGCGCGAGTAGGCGATAAGGACGGGAACCGAGCATACCGCCTAATACATCTCTAAGCTGTGACATTTCCGCTTTTAAGGTGCCGATACTGACTTTACGTTCGCCATAAAGAGCCCGATGTAGACTATCCAAACTTAAACCTTGTGGGCATAAAGCTAAAATTGCCAGAATTTCGGTCTGACGTGGCGTTATTGTCAGGGCCTTTCCATTAAAAATGACCTGAGGTACGGTAAAGGCGCGAATATATAAATGCTGTCTTTGAGATTCCAGTAAAGCTGACTGAATAATCGAGGCACAGCGTTCCGCTGCTAATAAACCCAAGCTATTATGCTTTTGCCAGTCAGTGGATAGAGCAATTACACCCAGAATTTGTTTGGAATACGGATCATTAATCGGTGCAGCATAACAGGCCATATCTTGGACCGAAGGCATGTAATGTTCACTGGAAAATACACAGCTAGATTGTTGAGTTTTGATCGATAAGGAAATGGCATTAGTACCGACTAGTTCCTCTCGCCATTGACCACCTTCCACCAGGTGCACATTTTCTGCAGTTTTATGTAATTCGGGACAGGAGGCTGTCCAAAGAACAGTACTACCAAGATCTCCCACCGCTAATACCATAGAAGACTGTTCGGCAATATGTTTTAAATTTTCAGCACAATATTGCAAAGCGTGACTTAAAGCCGAGGAGGATCTAATTTTCTTGATATCGATGAGCGGGGCTGCCAGACGATCTTCGGGTATATTTGCTGATGATGAGCGTTGCCAGGAGCTGGCAATGCTTTGCTCTAATTGTGCGGCATGTGCAGGCGATAAACTGCTGCTTTGACGAAGCTGGTCAATTTTTTGCCTGTGTTCTATTAAGCTTTGTTTTATCATCATT encodes:
- a CDS encoding restriction endonuclease subunit S, which codes for MEKQKCPELRFEGFDDGWQQKALNEMFIPLPNNTLSRADLNYDNGDIKNIHYGDILVKYTAVLDYKKDKIPFITDGKISDFKSQFLQNGDVIFADTAEDESAGKAIEISGVDDNYIVSGLHTMAYRPRIKLSPYYLGHYLNSNAYHHQLLSLMQGIKVLSVSRTNLAKTIVKYPASEKEQAQIGEFFQNLDQSIALHEKKLAQTQNFKKAMLEKMFPKQGSKRPEIRLNSFRGDWYSSKLTDYISIKHGYAFNGEFFSDKETDYCLLTPGNFMIGGGFKAEKFIYYKGGVPKNYILKENDLIVTMTDLSKESDTLGLPALLPSIEGKILLHNQRLGLITFENLELEKEFLFYLLQTKSYHKYIVLSATGTTVKHTSPSKILGFTCKIPEPTEQKKIGGFFKKIDEKINLHQQQLQTLKNLKQAFLEKMFV
- a CDS encoding TIGR02391 family protein codes for the protein MFRTKNYFHVDYLGEAGITESCLFSLHNLIQTHADLSYALLLTSEQSHAFILKDLTENYYVIRSGFTSGYFGEGPKGLAKALAILSNHRIKTEEILIPTKFLNRLNSSSLSDQDIDFIFQQKIIRPIRLHDYIYPFENEVAQTVKSKRYYPLELPYSIIDDRIFELALLFKQDPDSALTKAYKRLEDIVRTRTGIHEHSTKLFAQAFQGENALLTWDVPDSAEIKGRVNLFTGAYMAFRNARAHREKDENLIHQYREFLLINELYLLEAEAITIESK
- a CDS encoding metallophosphoesterase, whose product is MNVLKISNKKFNSCFIVGDLHGCYSLLMQELKTINFNFDNDLLICTGDLIDRGNENLECISLLEQPWFRAVRGNHEEMCIKGQYDTKIREIHMRSGGEWFYALPLQKQLEISNHFIELPLVIEIELESKKIGIVHADIDIHDWNIFKQDISKGDYKIPGITSSYSNTLWGRGRIRNYSNQYDIVDNIDEIYLGHTIVKEHTQIDNCHYIDVGSSFTSKLCIVKVQ
- a CDS encoding transcriptional regulator, whose product is MMIKQSLIEHRQKIDQLRQSSSLSPAHAAQLEQSIASSWQRSSSANIPEDRLAAPLIDIKKIRSSSALSHALQYCAENLKHIAEQSSMVLAVGDLGSTVLWTASCPELHKTAENVHLVEGGQWREELVGTNAISLSIKTQQSSCVFSSEHYMPSVQDMACYAAPINDPYSKQILGVIALSTDWQKHNSLGLLAAERCASIIQSALLESQRQHLYIRAFTVPQVIFNGKALTITPRQTEILAILALCPQGLSLDSLHRALYGERKVSIGTLKAEMSQLRDVLGGMLGSRPYRLLAHVEADFLQTEQSLDAGYIDSALKLYTGIFLAKTQSPFLCAWRDSLESRLSDAIFKANESEALLKHVARFPEAINAVERLIELMPKNHPVHQTLINIQDM